In Streptomyces sp. NBC_01408, one DNA window encodes the following:
- a CDS encoding ATP-binding protein produces MKPTIQAALVRDRLYLRSPRTVAAARQFTRDTLHAWGVTSRRDEMLLCVSELATNALRHGVPPGRGYLLRLFGFEDAAVRIEVHDSGPGLSRTTALPPGAEGGRGLDLVAALADAWGVLPRAPGKVVWCEFR; encoded by the coding sequence GTGAAACCAACTATTCAGGCGGCCCTCGTGCGCGACCGGCTCTACCTGCGCTCACCCCGAACGGTCGCGGCCGCGCGGCAGTTCACACGTGACACCTTGCACGCCTGGGGTGTGACATCGCGCCGGGACGAGATGTTGCTCTGCGTGAGCGAGCTGGCCACCAACGCCCTGCGCCACGGGGTCCCGCCCGGCCGTGGGTACCTGCTGCGGCTGTTCGGCTTCGAGGACGCCGCCGTCCGCATCGAGGTGCACGACAGCGGACCCGGGCTGTCCAGGACCACGGCCCTGCCACCCGGCGCGGAGGGCGGGCGGGGGCTCGACCTCGTTGCCGCGCTCGCCGACGCCTGGGGCGTGCTGCCCCGCGCCCCGGGCAAGGTGGTGTGGTGCGAGTTCCGTTGA